A single genomic interval of Psychroserpens sp. NJDZ02 harbors:
- a CDS encoding short chain dehydrogenase has protein sequence MKTIILIGANGKMGQAALTGLGKHKIITAGRSADNYDFQVDITSEASLRKLYEDVGHFDAVVNTVGVCEYANFTEMTEEQWMSIILSKMMGQINIVRIGQEYIADKGSFTLITGILNTKPIPFAIADATTSGAIDTFVKCVAFEMPRGIRVNSINPTVLEEAWDVYGEMMPGFEPVPGKLVGKAFERSVDGFITGQVIFVDA, from the coding sequence ATGAAAACAATAATTTTAATTGGAGCAAACGGAAAAATGGGACAAGCTGCTTTAACTGGTCTTGGAAAACATAAAATTATAACCGCTGGACGATCTGCCGATAATTATGACTTTCAAGTAGATATTACAAGCGAAGCATCATTAAGAAAATTATACGAAGATGTTGGTCATTTTGATGCTGTTGTAAACACTGTTGGTGTTTGTGAATATGCAAATTTTACTGAAATGACCGAAGAACAATGGATGAGTATCATTTTAAGTAAAATGATGGGACAAATAAACATTGTACGTATTGGTCAAGAATATATTGCAGATAAGGGATCATTTACTTTAATAACAGGAATTTTAAATACTAAGCCTATACCTTTTGCAATTGCTGATGCTACTACTAGTGGCGCTATTGATACATTTGTTAAATGTGTTGCTTTTGAAATGCCAAGAGGAATCCGAGTAAACTCAATAAACCCAACTGTTTTAGAAGAAGCTTGGGATGTTTATGGTGAAATGATGCCTGGTTTTGAGCCAGTTCCTGGAAAGTTAGTAGGTAAAGCTTTTGAACGTTCGGTTGATGGATTTATTACGGGTCAAGTAATTTTTGTAGATGCATAA
- a CDS encoding transposase yields MYRNDKVIRRYSEPFKLKILAELTIGKHTKSELCKLYSIAPTTVNVWIKKYNRKDLMNTRVKVETKDEISRIKALQKEIEQLKKLLLKKDLDAMVEESYLEVAAEDLGYKSIAELKKKLSIKP; encoded by the coding sequence ATGTATAGAAATGACAAAGTAATTAGACGTTACAGCGAACCTTTTAAGTTAAAAATTTTAGCCGAACTTACAATCGGAAAACACACAAAGAGTGAACTTTGTAAACTCTACTCTATTGCACCTACAACTGTGAACGTGTGGATTAAAAAGTACAATCGTAAAGACTTAATGAACACCAGAGTAAAAGTGGAAACAAAAGACGAAATATCTAGAATTAAAGCACTTCAAAAAGAAATTGAACAGCTTAAAAAGTTACTACTTAAAAAGGATCTCGATGCTATGGTAGAAGAATCCTATCTAGAAGTAGCTGCTGAAGATTTAGGTTATAAATCTATTGCTGAACTAAAAAAAAAGTTAAGTATAAAGCCTTAA
- a CDS encoding Crp/Fnr family transcriptional regulator codes for MNEYLKSFNLFTDIEINDFLKLSQTILLKKGDLYINNNQICDSIAFVKSGIFRSYYYSNNDDEITYCFTFPNKLLMAYSSFISQKKSEENIQALTDAEIISIPKATLENLAKSNSNWLRFLKIIAEKEYVELEKWIFNHQKDKAQQRYLDLITTQPEYIKEIPLHYIASYLGVTQRHLSRIRANITY; via the coding sequence ATGAACGAATATTTAAAATCATTTAATTTATTTACCGACATAGAGATTAATGATTTCTTGAAGTTATCTCAAACTATTTTATTAAAAAAAGGCGATTTATATATTAATAATAATCAAATTTGCGACTCTATAGCTTTTGTCAAAAGTGGAATCTTTCGTTCTTATTATTATTCAAATAATGACGATGAAATTACATATTGTTTCACTTTTCCAAATAAACTATTAATGGCTTATTCGTCATTTATTTCGCAAAAAAAATCTGAAGAAAATATTCAAGCTCTGACAGATGCTGAAATAATTTCAATACCAAAAGCAACGTTAGAAAATTTAGCCAAATCAAATAGTAATTGGTTGCGTTTTTTGAAAATTATTGCCGAAAAAGAATATGTTGAATTAGAAAAATGGATATTTAATCATCAAAAAGACAAAGCTCAACAACGCTATTTAGATTTAATTACAACACAACCTGAATATATCAAAGAGATTCCACTACATTATATAGCTTCTTACCTAGGCGTTACGCAACGTCACCTTAGTCGTATAAGGGCAAATATTACGTATTAG
- a CDS encoding type II toxin-antitoxin system RelE/ParE family toxin, producing MWDYTFEVWSEKQADKYYDELIYNFQEIAENSDLGKNYEGITTQLFGIKANRHIIFYRTLSKDYVEITRILHERMDLKKRIAE from the coding sequence ATTTGGGATTATACATTTGAGGTTTGGTCAGAAAAGCAAGCTGACAAATATTACGATGAACTAATTTATAATTTCCAAGAAATTGCTGAAAATTCAGATTTAGGAAAAAACTACGAAGGAATAACAACTCAACTTTTCGGAATAAAAGCAAATCGACATATTATTTTCTACAGAACTTTAAGCAAGGATTATGTAGAAATAACTAGAATTTTGCACGAAAGAATGGACTTAAAAAAAAGAATAGCAGAATAA
- a CDS encoding type II toxin-antitoxin system ParD family antitoxin has protein sequence MNKNTSISLGNYFDQFVQSSISKGRFKNVSEVICAGLRLLEEETKVIALKKTIQEGIDSGIAHDFDPKKHLESLKAKKHSNGLI, from the coding sequence ATGAACAAAAACACATCAATATCACTCGGAAATTATTTCGACCAATTTGTGCAAAGTAGCATAAGTAAAGGAAGGTTTAAAAACGTTAGTGAAGTTATCTGTGCAGGCTTAAGACTTTTAGAAGAAGAAACTAAGGTGATTGCATTGAAAAAAACAATTCAAGAAGGAATTGACAGCGGAATAGCACATGACTTTGACCCTAAAAAACATCTCGAATCCCTTAAAGCCAAAAAGCACTCGAATGGCTTAATATAA